From a region of the Phaseolus vulgaris cultivar G19833 chromosome 6, P. vulgaris v2.0, whole genome shotgun sequence genome:
- the LOC137832138 gene encoding nudix hydrolase 2, whose translation MLRLLPKLSLLFSSNRNPRYLTTSLRFISQGRRPTSRVSYPILSAISSAIASETSAEDQAQQIKLLTSTDDYYGGVTVELDHPMDSSAFIPVLRASVSHWKQLGKKGVWIKLPIHLASLVEALVKEGFWYHHAEPNYLMLVYWIPDSPSTIPANATHRVGVGSLLMNEKQEVLVVQENSGLFQGTGIWKLPTGVVDQGEDICVAAVREVKEETGIDSEFVEVLAFRQSHNSFFEKSDLFFVCMLRPLSFNIQTQRFEILDAQWMPFEEYAAQPFVQKSELLKYINDTCLAKMGGQYSGFCPVSTSSNFSDQKNYLYLNAGTLKNSYSS comes from the exons ATGCTCAGATTACTTCCCAAGCTCTCACTCCTCTTTTCCTCAAATAGGAATCCTCGCTATCTTACAACTTCTCTGCGTTTCATATCTCAAGGGAGAAGACCAACTTCAAGAG TCTCCTATCCAATTTTATCCGCAATTTCATCAGCAATTGCATCAGAAACTTCCGCAGAAGATCAAGCTCAACAGATTAAGCTATTAACATCAACTGATGATTATTATGGTGGTGTTACTGTGGAACTGGACCATCCTATGGACTCTTCAGCATTTATCCCAGTCCTTAGGGCTTCGGTTTCTCACTGGAAGCAGCTG GGCAAGAAGGGTGTTTGGATAAAATTACCTATTCATTTAGCCAGTCTAGTTGAAGCTTTAGTTAAG GAGGGGTTTTGGTATCATCATGCTGAACCAAATTATTTAATGCTTGTATATTGGATTCCTGACAGTCCAAGTACTATTCCTGCAAATGCCACACACAGGGTGGGGGTTGGTTCATTACTCATgaatgaaaaacaagag GTCCTAGTTGTTCAAGAGAATAGTGGACTATTTCAAGGAACTGGAATTTGGAAATTGCCAACTGGAGTTGTTGATCAG GGAGAAGATATTTGTGTAGCAGCAGTAAGAGAGGTCAAAGAAGAAACAGGG ATTGATTCAGAATTTGTGGAAGTATTAGCATTCAG ACAAAGTCATAATTCATTCTTTGAGAAGTCAGACTTATTCTTCGTGTGCATGTTGCGGCCTCTTTCTTTTAACATCCAAACACAGAGATTTGAGATACTGGATGCACAG TGGATGCCATTTGAGGAATATGCAGCCCAGCCATTCGTCCAAAAGAGTGAGCTTCTGAAGTACATAAATGATACATGTTTGGCAAAGATGGGTGGACAATATTCTGGATTTTGTCCTGTATCTACGTCATCGAACTTTTCTGATCAAAAGAATTATTTGTACTTGAATGCTGGGACCTTAAAGAACTCCTATTCTTCCTGA
- the LOC137832139 gene encoding nuclear transcription factor Y subunit B-3-like: MAESDNDSGGQAGNTNGGNEFSGCREQDRFLPIANVSRIMKKALPANAKISKEAKETVQECVSEFISFITGEASDKCQKEKRKTINGDDLLWAMTTLGFEEYVEPLKIYLHKYREMEGEKTAIMGRPLGGGGAGDQRDEAYGHAHGHGGMVPNSMMVMMGHQGHVYGSGSAGSASSARTR, from the coding sequence ATGGCTGAGTCTGATAACGATTCAGGAGGGCAAGCCGGTAACACGAATGGAGGCAATGAATTCTCAGGGTGCAGAGAGCAAGACAGGTTCCTTCCCATAGCCAACGTGAGCAGGATCATGAAGAAGGCGTTGCCGGCGAACGCGAAGATCTCGAAGGAGGCGAAGGAAACCGTGCAAGAGTGTGTGTCGGAGTTCATCAGCTTCATAACAGGTGAAGCATCTGATAAGTGCcagaaggagaagagaaaaacTATCAACGGTGATGACCTACTGTGGGCCATGACCACACTGGGGTTTGAGGAGTATGTGGAGCCTCTCAAGATTTACCTGCACAAGTACAGGGAGATGGAGGGGGAGAAAACTGCTATAATGGGAAGGCCACTGGGTGGTGGTGGTGCTGGTGATCAGAGGGATGAGGCTTATGGCCATGCTCATGGCCATGGAGGTATGGTACCAAACTCTATGATGGTGATGATGGGGCATCAGGGACACGTGTATGGATCTGGGAGTGCTGGCTCAGCATCTTCTGCAAGAACTAGATAG